CACAATGCTCGGGTTGGTTGTTACGCCTCGCAGCGGGAAGATGCGTGCCAGACGTTCAACTTCCGCAACGTTTGCGGTATCGAGATAAAGCTCCATCAGTTGTTCCTCTTAGGTGAATTACAGTTCCAGTTCGCGCGCCAGCAAAGCGGCTATGGCCTCACCGTGCGGGGCATTGACCAACGCACTGCGGAATTCTTCATGCATGATGCGCCGCGCCAGACGAGAGAAAATCCTCATATGCTGATCGCCTGCCGCGTGTTTATTCAGCGTCAGCATAATGATGAACTGAGCTTCTTCTTCGCCCCAGCGTACGGGCGAAGGGAGCCGCGCCACGCTGATGGTGGACTGTTCAATATGTTCGGACTTGCTGTGTGGAATGGCGAAACTAAAGCCCAACCCGGTCGAGAACACCGCTTCCCGCGCCCACAGATCGACTTCCAGTTTGCGCGGATAACGGCTGCGTCCGGCGAGCAGAAGGTTATCGGTCATGCCTTTAATCACCTCTTCTTTGCTGCGCCAGTCGTTATCAAGCGAAATGCACTGCGTTGAGATGAGCGGCGCGTCCTGTTGCGTCATACGGAACTGTGCCAGCAGGTGTTCGACTTCAAGGGAGGTACGGCAGGCCATCGCCTGATTGAGCAACTGGCGGCAGGCACGGCTGTCGAGCTGGGCAAGGCGCTCTTTTGTCGCTGGAACTGACGGCGCGCTCATACTGATTTCATCCAGGCCCAGGCCAACCAACAACGGCAGGACAGACCCTTTCGCACCCAGCTCCCCACAAAGACCAATCCATTTTCCCTGGCGATGCACCGCCTGTACGGCGTAATCCAGCGCACGAAGAAAAGCGGGGTTCAGGCTGTTGTAATGACGGGTGACCTTGGCATTGTCGCGGTCGACCGCCAGCAGGTATTGGGTCAGGTCATTGCTGCCAATGCTGAAGAAATCAATCTCTTCGCAGCACTGGTCGATGATGAACATCACCGAAGGTACTTCCAGCATGATGCCGAGGGGGATTTTCTCGTCAAAGGGAATGTGTTCGCTGCGCAGCGACTGTTTGACCTCGGCCAGTTGATCCTTCACCCAAAGGATCTCTTCCATAGAGGAGATCATCGGGATCATGATTTTTAACGATCCGTGTGCTGAGGCGCGCAGAATAGAACGTAATTGGGTATGGAAAAGCGCCAGATATTCCTGATAGATGCGCACGGCGCGATAGCCCAGGAACGGGTTATTTTCTGCCGGGATTTTCAGGTAGTCCACGGGCTTGTCGCCGCCGATGTCCATGGTACGCACAATAATACTGCGCCCGTTGGCACCTTCGAGCGCCTGGCAATAAATGTTGTAAAGTTCATCTTCGGAAGGGGCGAAGGCACGGTCCATATAGAGCATTTCCGTGCGGAACAGACCAATCGCCTCTGCTCCATTATTGAACGCAGGTGCGGCTTCCACGGAATGAGCGATATTTGCCGCGACCTCCTTGCGGATGCCGTCAACTGTACGCCCCGGCTCGTTAAGCCAGACTTTTTGCCGATCGCGAATCTTTTGCTGAACCCAGGCTTCTTGCTGGTAATAACGCTGCACCGGCTCGCTCAGGTTCACCGCCACCAGGCCAAGATCGCCATCGATTTGTACCGGGTGTTGTAGCCACGGCGCCAGGGCATCAATGTCTACCCCGACCAGGGTTGGGATATTGAATGAGCGGGCCAGAATAACCGTGTGGGAAGTGGTGCCGCCGCTGCGTAGCAAAAGCCCTTTTAGCAAGGTTTTATCCAGCTCCAGGAATTGGCTTGGCGTGAGCTCATCCGCTATACAAATGGCTGCCTGGTGGAGTTTACCCGGCGTCGGGAAGCGGTTTTCGCCGTAAATATGCTGTAAAAGCTGGAAGCAAACGTCGCGAACATCCAGAACGCGCTCTTGCAGATACGCGCTCTCGGATTGCGAGAACTGTTCGCAAAAGTGCTCTGCGGTTTTCACGACTGCATCCGCGCAGCTCATACCCGCCAGCACATGCTCCAACAGGAGATTACGCAGCGAAATGTCACTCGCCAGAGAACGGTGGGCTTCCAGAATGGCGCATGCCGTTCCGTCATTTCCAAGTAACTGAATATTGATGCTTTTCACGAGTCTTTCCAGGCCACTTTCCAGCGCCGCCTGCTCTTCATCAACGCTTTTTGCCGCCGGTAATTCACCCAGCTCGTTCAAATCCAGGCTCGCCAATTTCACCAGCGTGCCATTGGCGCTACCAGCGCAGACCGGCATGGCATGGAAAAGGGTTGGGTTAAGACGGGACAAAGATTCAGGGATTGTGGCCGCTTCGCTGTTTTGCATCTGCGCTAGCGGTTCATCGCAATTCGGGAATTCATCGGTCATAAACTCAGAAAGCCGCGTAAAGGCGTTTTCTTCATCGCCACCGCTAATGATTAAACGGCAGTCGTCTCCTTTCAGTGTTCCCGTACCGATAAGCGCCAGCGCACTTTTTGCGTCTCCCGTGCGGTCGGTGCGTAGGTTGTGCCATTCGATGGATGCAGAAAATTGATTACACAGTTTTTCAACGTGACTGGCTGGACGGGCATGCACCCCGTTGGGTAAGTCGCAGCGGAAATTTACTACCAGGGCCATAGGGATTCTCCTGAGCCAACACTTAATAATGGCTACAGGATAAGAGCCGGGAGACTTCCGTCGCCACGGGACAAAACTGTCATAAACTGGATAAATGTAATGTATGTGATGATTTGCGAGATACCTCACAAATCCGATTTTCTGCAATTAATGCAAGGCGTAACGCCAACTTTGAGGCGGATCGCATTTTTCTTTATGTAATACAAAAATCCAGTAAATGGCATTTTTGTCCACTGTCTGCCGCAGCCCGGATTCCCTATTGTGTGCCCAATCTGTTTGCAAATGCGCCGCTATGGCACCGGGAGTGCTTTATGAAAGAGCTAGTCCAGATACTCAAAAATACCCGCCAGCACCTGATGACCGGCGTGTCACATATGATCCCTTTTGTGGTTGCGGGGGGCATTCTGCTGGCCGTGTCCGTCATGCTATACGGCAAAGGTGCGGTGCCGGATTCGTTAACCGATCCCAACCTAAAGAAACTGTTTGATATCGGCGTGGCAGGCTTGACGCTGATGGTGCCGTTTCTGGCGGCCTACATCGGCTATTCCATTGCGGAACGGTCTGCACTGGCACCTTGTGCGATAGGCGCGTGGGTCGGTAACAGCTTCGGCGCGGGGTTCTTCGGTGCCATCATCGCCGGGATTATCGGCGGCATCATTGTCTTCTATCTGAAGAAAATCCCGGTGCCGAAAATTCTGCGTTCGGTGATGCCGATTTTTGTCATTCCTATCGTCGGCACCTTTATTACCGCGGGCATCATGATGTGGGGCTTGGGCGAACCTGTCGGTGCGCTTACGGCAAGCTTGACCCAGTGGCTACAAGGCATGCAGCAGGGCAGCATAGTGGTGCTGGCGGTGATTATGGGGCTGATGCTGGCATTCGATATGGGGGGCCCGGTGAATAAAGTCGCCTATGCCTTCATGTTGATTTGCGTGGCGCAAGGGGTTTACACCGTCGTTGCTATTGCCGCCGTGGGTATTGCTGTTCCGCCGCTAGGGCTTGGTCTGGCAACGCTGATGAACCGTAAAAACTTCAATTCCGAAGAGCGTGAAGCCGGGAAAGCGGCGCTGGTGATGGGGTGTGTCGGCGTCACCGAAGGGGCTATTCCGTTTGCCGCAGCAGATCCGTTGCGCGTCATTCCATCCATCATGTTGGGTTCGGCCTGTGGCGCGGTTACCGCAGCTTTGATGGGGGCGCAATGCTATGCGGGCTGGGGCGGTTTGATTGTGCTACCCGTGGTGGAAGGCAAATTGGGCTACATCGTCGCGCTGTTGGTGGGTGCTGTCGTTACCGCAGTATGCGTGAACCTGCTCAAGACC
This genomic window from Buttiauxella gaviniae contains:
- a CDS encoding PTS fructose transporter subunit EIIC, with translation MKELVQILKNTRQHLMTGVSHMIPFVVAGGILLAVSVMLYGKGAVPDSLTDPNLKKLFDIGVAGLTLMVPFLAAYIGYSIAERSALAPCAIGAWVGNSFGAGFFGAIIAGIIGGIIVFYLKKIPVPKILRSVMPIFVIPIVGTFITAGIMMWGLGEPVGALTASLTQWLQGMQQGSIVVLAVIMGLMLAFDMGGPVNKVAYAFMLICVAQGVYTVVAIAAVGIAVPPLGLGLATLMNRKNFNSEEREAGKAALVMGCVGVTEGAIPFAAADPLRVIPSIMLGSACGAVTAALMGAQCYAGWGGLIVLPVVEGKLGYIVALLVGAVVTAVCVNLLKTYARKKQGDAPAKAEDDLDLDFEIN
- the ptsP gene encoding phosphoenolpyruvate--protein phosphotransferase produces the protein MALVVNFRCDLPNGVHARPASHVEKLCNQFSASIEWHNLRTDRTGDAKSALALIGTGTLKGDDCRLIISGGDEENAFTRLSEFMTDEFPNCDEPLAQMQNSEAATIPESLSRLNPTLFHAMPVCAGSANGTLVKLASLDLNELGELPAAKSVDEEQAALESGLERLVKSINIQLLGNDGTACAILEAHRSLASDISLRNLLLEHVLAGMSCADAVVKTAEHFCEQFSQSESAYLQERVLDVRDVCFQLLQHIYGENRFPTPGKLHQAAICIADELTPSQFLELDKTLLKGLLLRSGGTTSHTVILARSFNIPTLVGVDIDALAPWLQHPVQIDGDLGLVAVNLSEPVQRYYQQEAWVQQKIRDRQKVWLNEPGRTVDGIRKEVAANIAHSVEAAPAFNNGAEAIGLFRTEMLYMDRAFAPSEDELYNIYCQALEGANGRSIIVRTMDIGGDKPVDYLKIPAENNPFLGYRAVRIYQEYLALFHTQLRSILRASAHGSLKIMIPMISSMEEILWVKDQLAEVKQSLRSEHIPFDEKIPLGIMLEVPSVMFIIDQCCEEIDFFSIGSNDLTQYLLAVDRDNAKVTRHYNSLNPAFLRALDYAVQAVHRQGKWIGLCGELGAKGSVLPLLVGLGLDEISMSAPSVPATKERLAQLDSRACRQLLNQAMACRTSLEVEHLLAQFRMTQQDAPLISTQCISLDNDWRSKEEVIKGMTDNLLLAGRSRYPRKLEVDLWAREAVFSTGLGFSFAIPHSKSEHIEQSTISVARLPSPVRWGEEEAQFIIMLTLNKHAAGDQHMRIFSRLARRIMHEEFRSALVNAPHGEAIAALLARELEL